One genomic segment of Aliarcobacter cibarius includes these proteins:
- the aqpZ gene encoding aquaporin Z → MSLTKKLFVEFLGTFWLVLGGCGSAVLAASFPELGIGFVGVSLAFGLTVLTMAYAIGHISGCHLNPAVSFGLCVGGKLSVKELIPYIISQVLGGIAGAFVLYLIATGKAGFDVTAGFASNGYGEHSPNGYSLISVLITEVVMTFMFLIIILGSTDKKAYAKFAPIAIGLALTLIHLITIPVSNTSVNPARSTAVAIFQRSWAIEQLWLFWIAPIIGAILAGIVYKFLETEKY, encoded by the coding sequence ATGTCATTAACAAAAAAATTATTCGTTGAATTTCTAGGTACTTTTTGGCTCGTACTTGGTGGTTGTGGAAGTGCTGTTTTAGCAGCTTCATTTCCAGAACTTGGTATTGGATTTGTAGGTGTATCTTTAGCATTTGGTCTTACTGTTTTAACAATGGCTTATGCAATAGGCCATATTTCAGGTTGTCACTTAAATCCTGCAGTATCATTTGGTCTATGTGTAGGTGGGAAACTTTCTGTAAAAGAGCTTATACCTTACATTATTTCACAAGTTTTAGGAGGAATTGCTGGAGCTTTTGTTTTATATCTTATTGCTACAGGAAAAGCAGGATTTGATGTAACAGCTGGATTTGCTTCAAATGGATATGGTGAACATTCACCAAACGGATATAGCTTGATTTCTGTTTTAATTACTGAAGTTGTAATGACTTTTATGTTTTTAATTATTATTTTAGGTTCTACAGATAAAAAAGCTTATGCAAAATTTGCACCTATTGCTATTGGACTTGCATTAACTTTGATACACTTAATCACAATTCCTGTATCAAATACATCTGTGAATCCTGCTAGAAGTACTGCTGTTGCAATATTTCAAAGATCTTGGGCAATAGAGCAATTATGGTTATTCTGGATAGCTCCTATTATTGGTGCAATTCTTGCAGGAATAGTCTATAAATTCTTAGAAACAGAAAAATACTAA
- the htpG gene encoding molecular chaperone HtpG yields the protein MAKHQFQTEVGQLLHLMTHSLYSNKEIFIRELVSNSSDAIDKLNYLRLTDENLKDKFASWKGEINITFDEKDKSLTIIDNGIGMNEEDMINSIGTIAKSGTKSFVEALTGDAKKDSNLIGQFGVGFYSVFMVADKVDVISKKAGEETAYKWSSNGTGEFDLAPCIKETNGTVIYIKLKDDEVSEFASKYRIKNIIEKYSNHIAYPIFLNYDQEVTEELSEEDKKAGKEATKKTERKHEQINEATALWTQPKAKLKDEDYNNFYKSISQDSSDPMLTIHTKTEGVNEYTTLFYVPQIAPMDMYRADYQSGIKLYVKRVFITDDNRELLPTYLRFVRGIIDSEDLPLNVSREILQENRILANIKQSSVKKILSEIKKLSKDEEKYSKFIEQYNRALKEGVYQDFTNKDSILELLRYKSTKTENGKMTSLEDYKSRANSEQKAIYYIVGENEKVLRNSPLLESYKKNDIEVLILDDKEIDEIITPTIGAFKEWIFTDITTAEAPKVEQSEEEKQKIEEEFKDIVSKIKEKLGDEVKEVKVTSRLSESASCITKDAQDAQMAAMAHMFRAMGQNVPEVKPILEINPEHEIVKKLQASSNDELIEDVSWILLDLAKISEGLDVSDAVAFTKRLTKITAKAL from the coding sequence ATGGCAAAACATCAATTTCAAACAGAAGTAGGTCAATTATTGCACCTTATGACTCACTCTTTATATTCAAATAAAGAGATTTTTATAAGAGAACTTGTATCAAATTCAAGTGATGCAATCGATAAATTAAATTATTTAAGACTTACAGATGAAAATTTAAAGGATAAATTTGCTTCATGGAAAGGGGAGATTAATATCACTTTTGATGAAAAAGATAAATCTTTAACAATTATTGATAATGGTATTGGTATGAATGAAGAAGATATGATTAATTCTATTGGTACTATTGCAAAATCAGGTACAAAGTCTTTTGTTGAAGCACTGACAGGTGATGCAAAAAAAGATTCAAATCTTATTGGACAATTTGGAGTAGGGTTTTATTCTGTATTTATGGTTGCTGATAAAGTGGATGTAATCTCTAAAAAAGCTGGAGAAGAGACTGCTTATAAATGGTCATCAAATGGAACTGGAGAGTTTGATTTGGCTCCTTGCATAAAAGAGACAAATGGAACAGTTATTTATATCAAACTTAAAGATGATGAAGTATCAGAATTTGCAAGTAAATATAGAATTAAAAATATTATTGAAAAATATTCAAATCATATTGCTTATCCAATTTTCTTAAATTATGACCAAGAAGTAACAGAAGAGTTAAGTGAAGAGGATAAAAAAGCTGGAAAAGAAGCAACTAAAAAAACTGAAAGAAAACATGAGCAAATAAATGAAGCAACAGCACTTTGGACTCAACCAAAAGCTAAACTGAAAGATGAAGATTATAATAACTTCTACAAATCAATTTCACAAGATAGCTCAGATCCTATGCTTACAATTCATACAAAAACAGAGGGTGTAAATGAGTATACAACACTATTTTATGTTCCTCAAATAGCTCCAATGGATATGTATAGAGCTGATTATCAAAGTGGAATTAAACTATATGTAAAAAGAGTATTTATAACTGATGATAATAGAGAATTATTACCAACTTACTTAAGATTTGTAAGAGGGATTATTGATAGTGAAGACTTACCATTAAATGTAAGTAGAGAAATTTTACAAGAAAATAGAATCTTAGCAAATATCAAACAAAGTAGTGTTAAAAAGATTTTAAGTGAAATTAAAAAATTATCAAAAGACGAAGAAAAATATTCTAAATTTATTGAGCAATATAATAGAGCTTTAAAAGAGGGTGTTTATCAAGATTTCACAAATAAAGATTCAATTCTTGAACTTCTAAGATACAAATCAACAAAAACTGAAAATGGTAAAATGACTTCACTTGAAGATTATAAATCTAGAGCAAATTCTGAGCAAAAAGCTATTTACTATATTGTTGGTGAAAATGAAAAAGTTTTAAGAAATTCTCCACTTTTAGAAAGCTATAAGAAAAATGATATTGAAGTTTTAATTTTAGATGATAAAGAGATTGATGAAATTATAACTCCAACAATTGGAGCATTTAAAGAGTGGATATTTACTGATATTACTACAGCTGAAGCTCCAAAAGTAGAGCAAAGTGAAGAAGAAAAACAAAAAATTGAAGAAGAGTTTAAAGATATAGTTTCAAAAATTAAAGAGAAATTAGGAGATGAAGTAAAAGAGGTAAAAGTTACTTCAAGATTATCTGAATCAGCTTCATGTATTACAAAAGATGCACAAGATGCTCAAATGGCAGCTATGGCACACATGTTTAGAGCTATGGGACAAAATGTACCAGAAGTTAAACCAATTTTAGAGATTAATCCAGAACATGAAATCGTAAAAAAATTACAAGCTTCATCAAATGATGAATTGATTGAAGATGTATCTTGGATTCTATTAGACCTTGCAAAAATTAGTGAAGGTTTAGATGTAAGTGATGCTGTTGCATTTACAAAAAGACTTACAAAAATAACTGCAAAAGCATTATAA
- a CDS encoding HlyD family secretion protein — MKKLFLFIIIGLFFGALYYFYYIKRESNIPESFAFGNGRTQTTQVDISSKLSGRLESIAVQEGDLVEKNQLLAQIEVKELNTKLQEAIAHKNQAIENKKYTLEIVNQRQSELSLVKKDFDRANNLFKSKSISLAEFQKRETELKNAQIALNAAKTQVNSSEATISALDAQIETIKVNIEDSKLYSPIKGRVLYKIAQNGEIVPSGGKVLVILDLMDTYMNVFLPTSQAGLVDIGSEARIVFDAIPNVGIPATVTFVSPLAQFTPKEIETKEEREKLMFRVKVKINSDLIEKYYEQVKTGLPGVAYIKLDKNAVWPEYLNNLPKDIKPNE, encoded by the coding sequence TTGAAAAAATTATTTTTATTTATAATAATAGGTTTATTTTTTGGGGCTCTATATTATTTTTACTATATAAAAAGAGAATCAAATATTCCTGAAAGTTTTGCTTTTGGAAATGGTAGAACACAAACTACTCAAGTTGATATATCCTCTAAATTATCTGGAAGATTGGAAAGTATTGCGGTTCAAGAGGGAGATTTAGTAGAAAAAAATCAACTCCTTGCTCAAATAGAGGTAAAAGAGTTAAACACAAAACTTCAAGAAGCAATAGCTCATAAAAATCAAGCAATAGAAAATAAAAAGTATACTTTAGAGATTGTAAATCAAAGACAAAGTGAACTTTCTTTAGTGAAAAAGGATTTTGATAGAGCAAATAATCTTTTTAAATCAAAAAGTATTTCATTAGCTGAATTTCAAAAAAGAGAAACTGAATTAAAAAACGCTCAAATTGCTTTAAATGCAGCAAAAACTCAAGTTAATAGTTCAGAAGCTACTATAAGTGCCTTAGATGCTCAAATAGAGACTATAAAAGTAAATATTGAAGATTCAAAATTGTATTCACCAATAAAAGGAAGAGTTTTATACAAAATTGCACAAAATGGTGAAATAGTACCAAGTGGTGGGAAAGTTTTAGTAATTCTTGATTTAATGGACACATATATGAATGTTTTTCTTCCAACTTCTCAAGCAGGACTTGTAGATATAGGTTCAGAAGCTAGAATAGTTTTTGATGCTATACCAAATGTTGGAATTCCAGCTACAGTTACTTTTGTTTCACCTTTGGCTCAATTTACTCCAAAAGAGATTGAGACAAAAGAAGAGAGAGAAAAATTAATGTTTAGAGTCAAAGTTAAAATTAATTCAGATTTGATAGAAAAATATTATGAACAAGTTAAAACAGGTTTACCAGGTGTTGCATACATAAAGTTAGATAAAAATGCAGTTTGGCCAGAGTATTTAAATAATTTACCAAAAGATATAAAACCTAATGAGTGA
- the rbbA gene encoding ribosome-associated ATPase/putative transporter RbbA, translated as MSEIVARITNLSHKYGKVLALDNINLEIPKGKMVGLIGPDGVGKSTLLAILSGTKIIQEGKVEVLNSDISIQKSRDIICPKIAYMPQGLGKNLYMTLSVYENIEFFAKLFGLDKEQRKKRILQLLESTDLIKFKDRPAGKLSGGMKQKLGLCCALIHDPEILILDEPTTGVDPLSRREFWKLINLIKDKNQDMSVLIATAYMQEAATFDTIIAMDDGKILMQGTLKEILENTNSVDIDDAFIKLLPDEKIIGYEKLVVPKKDEQSSLYSIEVENLSMKFGDFIAVDDVNLKIKEGEIFGFLGSNGCGKTTTMKMLTGLLTPSSGTVKLFGKELKNNSLNMREFVGYMTQSFSLYSELSVYENLNLHAKLFNIKDEGTRINYLLEKFSLKEYKDYSAKDLPLGIKQRLSLAVAVINSPKMLILDEPTSGVDPVSRDNFWKLLVDLSRNENVTIFISTHFMNEGERCDRISLMHKGKVLVSNSPDELVKLKNKENLEDAFISYLEEALDEVEKKDVFIEESDYSKDTNKSQNSFFSFQRALAYSYKESLELLRDKVRLTFALLGTIILLFVMGYGISFDVDNLKFAVLDQDKSPASVNYIQNVAGSRYFIEKEELNSFEELDERMKSAKISLAFIIPPDFGKNIEKGYQEEIAVWIDGTFPFRAETIHGYVQGLHYNYIKNYYQESLGIDMKSDVNILLRYRYNQDFKSIYSMVPAVISLLLIFIPSILMALSVVREKELGSIVNFYATPVKKLEFLLGKQLPYLIVSMISYFGLVAFAVFVFDVPLKGSLFTLTLGVFLYIICTTGIGLFISSFVKTQIAALMGTAILTLLPTIQFSGLKEPVSSLEGIGQFIGNSFPVTYFINISRGVFSKNISFKELQLEFFVLSISIFVILYFSYLVLNKQEK; from the coding sequence ATGAGTGAAATTGTTGCAAGAATAACTAATCTTTCTCATAAATATGGGAAAGTATTAGCTTTAGACAACATAAATTTAGAAATACCAAAAGGTAAAATGGTAGGACTTATTGGACCTGATGGGGTTGGGAAATCTACTCTTTTAGCAATCCTTTCAGGAACAAAAATTATTCAAGAAGGAAAAGTCGAAGTTCTAAATTCTGATATAAGTATTCAAAAATCTAGAGATATTATTTGTCCAAAAATTGCGTATATGCCACAAGGTTTAGGAAAAAATTTATATATGACATTGTCTGTTTATGAAAATATAGAGTTTTTTGCTAAGCTTTTTGGACTAGATAAAGAGCAAAGAAAAAAAAGAATTTTACAACTTTTAGAAAGCACTGATTTAATAAAATTTAAAGATAGACCAGCTGGAAAACTCTCTGGAGGAATGAAGCAAAAATTAGGTCTTTGTTGTGCTTTGATACATGATCCTGAAATTCTAATTTTGGATGAACCAACTACGGGAGTAGATCCTCTTTCAAGAAGAGAGTTTTGGAAACTTATAAATCTAATAAAAGATAAAAATCAAGATATGAGTGTTTTAATAGCAACTGCATATATGCAAGAAGCTGCTACTTTTGATACTATCATTGCTATGGATGATGGAAAAATTTTGATGCAAGGAACTTTAAAAGAGATTTTAGAAAATACAAATAGCGTTGATATAGATGATGCATTTATAAAACTCTTACCAGATGAAAAAATTATTGGTTATGAAAAATTAGTAGTTCCAAAGAAAGATGAACAAAGTAGTTTATACTCTATTGAAGTAGAAAATTTGAGTATGAAATTTGGAGATTTTATAGCTGTTGATGATGTTAATTTAAAAATAAAAGAGGGTGAAATATTTGGATTTTTAGGATCAAATGGTTGTGGGAAAACTACAACTATGAAGATGCTTACTGGGTTATTAACTCCAAGTAGTGGAACTGTAAAGCTTTTTGGAAAAGAACTAAAAAACAACTCTTTAAATATGAGAGAGTTTGTTGGTTATATGACTCAATCTTTCTCTTTATACAGTGAGTTGAGTGTTTATGAAAATTTAAATCTTCATGCAAAGCTTTTTAATATAAAAGATGAAGGAACAAGAATAAATTATCTTTTAGAAAAATTTTCTCTAAAAGAGTATAAAGATTATTCAGCAAAAGATTTACCTTTAGGAATAAAACAGAGGTTGTCTTTAGCCGTTGCTGTTATAAATAGTCCTAAAATGCTCATTTTAGATGAACCAACATCAGGAGTTGATCCAGTTTCTAGAGATAATTTTTGGAAGCTTTTGGTTGACTTATCAAGAAATGAGAATGTTACTATTTTTATCTCTACTCATTTTATGAATGAAGGTGAAAGGTGTGACAGAATATCTTTGATGCATAAAGGTAAAGTTTTAGTAAGTAATAGTCCAGATGAATTAGTAAAACTAAAAAATAAAGAAAACCTAGAAGATGCATTTATCTCATATTTAGAAGAAGCTTTAGATGAAGTTGAAAAAAAAGATGTTTTTATAGAAGAGAGTGATTATTCTAAAGATACAAATAAAAGTCAAAATAGTTTTTTTAGTTTTCAAAGAGCATTAGCTTATAGTTATAAAGAATCATTGGAGTTATTAAGAGATAAAGTAAGATTAACATTTGCTCTTTTAGGAACTATTATTTTACTTTTTGTTATGGGATACGGGATAAGTTTTGATGTTGATAATCTTAAATTTGCAGTTTTAGATCAAGATAAATCACCTGCTAGTGTAAACTATATACAAAATGTAGCTGGTTCCAGATATTTTATTGAAAAAGAAGAATTAAACTCTTTTGAGGAATTAGATGAGAGGATGAAGAGTGCTAAAATAAGTTTAGCTTTTATAATTCCTCCTGATTTTGGTAAAAATATAGAAAAAGGTTATCAAGAAGAGATTGCTGTTTGGATTGATGGAACTTTTCCTTTTAGGGCAGAGACAATACATGGTTATGTTCAAGGTTTACATTATAACTATATTAAAAATTATTACCAAGAGAGTTTAGGAATTGATATGAAATCAGATGTAAATATCTTACTAAGATATAGGTATAACCAAGATTTTAAAAGTATCTACTCTATGGTTCCTGCTGTTATATCTTTACTTTTGATTTTTATACCTTCAATTTTAATGGCATTAAGTGTTGTAAGAGAAAAAGAGTTAGGTTCTATTGTGAATTTTTATGCAACGCCTGTTAAAAAATTGGAGTTTTTATTAGGAAAACAATTACCTTATTTGATTGTTAGTATGATTAGCTATTTTGGTTTAGTTGCTTTTGCTGTTTTTGTATTTGATGTACCATTAAAAGGGAGTTTATTTACTCTTACTTTAGGCGTGTTTTTATATATTATTTGTACAACAGGAATAGGGCTTTTTATTTCATCTTTTGTTAAAACTCAAATTGCTGCACTAATGGGAACAGCTATATTAACACTGCTTCCTACAATACAATTTTCAGGATTAAAAGAGCCAGTGAGCTCTCTTGAAGGTATTGGACAATTTATTGGAAATTCATTTCCCGTTACATATTTTATAAATATTAGTAGGGGAGTTTTTAGTAAAAATATATCTTTTAAAGAGTTACAACTTGAATTCTTTGTATTAAGTATATCAATTTTTGTTATATTATATTTTAGTTATTTAGTTTTAAATAAGCAGGAAAAATAG
- a CDS encoding ABC transporter permease: MLKTVLNIYNLMIKELKTVLYDKGMIIFIIYVFSVAIYIGGTKTSIEINNGSIAFVDNDKSQLSKKIIDGFFKPRFNTPDIISYYDIDGKMDSGYYTFIVLIPDGFEKDVLSSKAPEIQVNIDATRMTQAGIGSGYVKNIINEEVQNFLNSNYENKINPELVIRYKYNPNLKGEWFGSINEIINNIVMISILLSAASLVREREHGTIEHLMVMPLKSFEIMFSKILAVCIIVLIGVSFSLWFIVETLLSIPISGSIPLYLFSTFLVLFATTSMGVFIGTIVKNMPQLGMVFILTILPLMMLSGTMSPFESMPLVIQYLMKLMPTSHFVELSQAILFRDAGFSIVWVQMLDIFIVGLVFFTFTLLIFKRSLGMDN; the protein is encoded by the coding sequence GTGTTAAAAACAGTACTAAATATATATAACTTAATGATTAAAGAGCTAAAAACAGTTTTATATGATAAAGGTATGATTATATTTATTATATATGTTTTTTCCGTGGCAATTTATATAGGTGGAACAAAAACTTCAATTGAAATAAATAATGGTTCAATAGCTTTTGTTGATAATGATAAAAGTCAATTATCTAAAAAAATAATAGATGGTTTTTTTAAACCAAGATTTAACACTCCAGATATTATCTCTTATTACGATATTGATGGAAAAATGGATTCAGGGTATTACACATTTATAGTACTAATTCCTGATGGTTTTGAAAAAGATGTTTTATCTTCTAAAGCACCTGAGATTCAAGTAAACATAGATGCTACAAGGATGACTCAAGCTGGTATTGGTTCAGGCTATGTAAAAAATATTATAAATGAAGAGGTTCAAAATTTTTTAAATAGTAATTATGAAAATAAAATAAATCCAGAACTTGTTATTAGATACAAATACAATCCTAATCTAAAAGGAGAATGGTTTGGAAGTATAAATGAGATTATAAATAATATTGTGATGATATCTATATTACTTTCAGCTGCTTCATTAGTTCGAGAAAGAGAACATGGTACTATTGAACATTTAATGGTAATGCCTTTAAAATCTTTTGAGATAATGTTTTCAAAAATATTAGCTGTTTGTATTATAGTTTTAATTGGAGTATCTTTTAGTTTATGGTTTATTGTTGAAACTCTTCTTTCTATACCTATTAGTGGTTCAATTCCATTATATTTATTTTCTACATTTTTAGTTTTATTTGCTACAACTTCTATGGGAGTTTTTATTGGAACTATTGTAAAAAATATGCCTCAATTAGGGATGGTTTTTATTTTGACGATTCTTCCATTAATGATGCTCTCAGGTACTATGTCACCATTTGAGAGTATGCCATTAGTAATCCAATATTTAATGAAATTAATGCCTACTAGTCACTTTGTAGAATTATCACAAGCTATTTTATTTAGGGATGCAGGTTTTAGTATAGTTTGGGTACAAATGTTAGATATTTTCATAGTTGGTTTGGTGTTTTTTACTTTCACACTATTGATTTTTAAAAGAAGTTTAGGAATGGATAATTAG
- the thiC gene encoding phosphomethylpyrimidine synthase ThiC — protein MTNIQKWLEDHKNDVVRTQMYYAKQGIITPHMEFVAKKENLDVEFIRSEIARGRLIIPANVNHINQEPMAIGIASSCKINANIGSSALASDVNAEIEKVNVCLKYGADTIMDLSTGGDLDMIRKAVINHSTVPIGTVPIYQILHDVKDKIEDLSIEKMLEVIERQAQQGVSYFTIHAGFLLEFMPHIAKRKMGIVSRGGSLMAAWMMHYHKENPFYTAFDKILDICRKYDVSLSLGDSLRPGCLADASDEAQLRELKVLGDLTLRAWEKDVQVMIEGPGHVPLNQIERNMKIEKEYCHEAPFYILGPLTTDIAAGYDHISSAIGAAVGGWHGASMLCYVTPKEHLGLPNAEDVRNGIIAYKIAAHSADIARGRKGARDIDDAMSDARYKFDWNKQFELALDPDRAREYHDETLPQDVFKDAEFCSMCGPKFCSYKITQKIVKTHGEAIENMAV, from the coding sequence ATGACAAATATTCAAAAATGGTTAGAAGATCATAAAAATGATGTTGTACGAACACAAATGTACTACGCAAAACAAGGAATTATTACTCCTCATATGGAATTTGTTGCAAAAAAAGAGAACCTTGATGTAGAATTTATAAGAAGTGAAATTGCAAGAGGTAGACTAATAATTCCTGCAAACGTAAATCATATAAATCAAGAACCAATGGCTATTGGAATTGCAAGCTCATGTAAAATTAATGCAAATATTGGTAGTTCTGCACTTGCAAGTGATGTAAATGCTGAGATAGAAAAAGTAAATGTTTGTTTAAAATATGGTGCTGATACAATTATGGATTTAAGTACAGGTGGTGACTTAGATATGATAAGAAAAGCTGTAATAAATCACTCAACAGTACCTATTGGAACAGTGCCTATTTATCAAATTTTACACGATGTAAAAGATAAAATTGAAGATTTAAGTATTGAAAAAATGTTAGAGGTAATTGAAAGACAAGCACAACAAGGTGTTTCATACTTCACAATTCATGCCGGATTCTTACTAGAATTTATGCCTCACATTGCAAAAAGAAAAATGGGAATCGTTTCAAGAGGTGGTTCACTAATGGCTGCTTGGATGATGCACTATCATAAAGAAAATCCTTTCTACACAGCATTTGATAAAATCTTAGATATTTGTAGAAAATATGATGTTTCTCTTTCTTTAGGAGACTCTTTGAGACCAGGTTGTTTAGCTGATGCATCTGATGAAGCACAATTAAGAGAATTAAAAGTTTTAGGTGATTTAACTTTAAGAGCTTGGGAAAAAGATGTTCAAGTTATGATTGAAGGACCTGGTCATGTACCATTAAATCAAATAGAAAGAAATATGAAAATAGAAAAAGAGTACTGCCATGAAGCACCTTTTTATATTTTAGGACCACTTACAACTGATATTGCTGCTGGTTATGATCATATCTCTTCTGCTATTGGAGCTGCTGTTGGTGGATGGCATGGTGCATCAATGCTTTGTTATGTAACTCCAAAAGAACACTTAGGTTTACCAAATGCTGAAGATGTTAGAAATGGAATTATTGCATACAAAATTGCAGCACACTCAGCTGATATTGCTAGAGGAAGAAAAGGTGCTAGAGATATTGATGATGCTATGAGTGATGCTAGATATAAATTTGATTGGAATAAACAATTTGAACTTGCTCTAGATCCAGATAGAGCTAGAGAGTATCATGATGAAACATTACCTCAAGATGTATTTAAAGATGCAGAATTTTGTTCAATGTGTGGACCAAAATTTTGTTCATATAAAATAACTCAAAAAATAGTAAAAACTCACGGAGAAGCTATAGAAAATATGGCTGTTTAA
- a CDS encoding spermine/spermidine synthase domain-containing protein produces MKISNAFAEMMVHIPLCTHIEAKKVLIIGSVNDELKNETLKHSKESNFEFGDLSIVENKENKEIDIVILTDIRPDLKILANIYRVLKDDAILCFLSKSFSNNKDELKEDLKLVGEKFWIAMPFKFEHDTAIIASRKYHPTADLNLQRADFLEDLKYYSAEIHSASFVFPASIHKELTGIAKR; encoded by the coding sequence ATGAAGATTAGCAATGCATTTGCTGAAATGATGGTACACATACCACTTTGTACACATATTGAAGCAAAAAAAGTTTTAATAATTGGTTCTGTAAATGATGAGTTAAAAAATGAAACTTTAAAACACTCAAAAGAGTCAAATTTTGAATTTGGTGATTTATCAATAGTAGAAAACAAAGAAAATAAAGAGATAGATATAGTAATCTTAACAGATATTAGACCTGATTTAAAAATTTTGGCAAATATTTATAGAGTGCTTAAAGATGATGCAATTTTATGTTTTTTATCAAAATCATTTTCAAATAACAAAGATGAATTAAAAGAGGATTTAAAACTTGTAGGTGAAAAGTTTTGGATTGCTATGCCTTTCAAATTTGAACATGATACAGCAATAATTGCTTCAAGAAAATATCATCCAACAGCTGATTTAAATCTACAAAGAGCAGATTTCTTAGAAGATTTAAAATATTATAGTGCTGAAATTCATTCAGCTTCTTTCGTGTTTCCTGCAAGTATTCACAAAGAACTTACTGGTATTGCAAAAAGATAA
- a CDS encoding PAS domain-containing protein, whose amino-acid sequence MSKEIVLEDHAFLVSETNEKGIITFASDDFCEIAGYSVEELIGKPHNLVRHPDMPKAAFKNLWDTVKSGKVWTGYVKNATKNGDYYWVYATVYPTITSEGTKGYLSCRRKATSEEIQKAINLYKTLQ is encoded by the coding sequence ATGTCAAAAGAGATAGTTTTAGAAGACCATGCCTTTTTAGTTAGTGAAACAAATGAAAAAGGAATAATTACATTTGCAAGTGATGATTTTTGTGAAATTGCAGGATATAGTGTTGAAGAATTAATTGGGAAACCTCACAATTTAGTAAGACATCCTGATATGCCAAAAGCAGCATTTAAAAATTTGTGGGATACTGTAAAAAGTGGAAAAGTTTGGACTGGATATGTAAAAAATGCTACTAAAAATGGAGATTATTACTGGGTTTATGCAACAGTTTATCCCACAATTACAAGTGAAGGAACTAAAGGGTATTTATCTTGTAGAAGAAAAGCTACTTCTGAAGAAATACAAAAAGCAATTAATCTTTACAAAACGTTACAATAA